ATTTTATTTGTGTAGGCctataatttttcactagTTCAATTTAATTTCATTCAGAAGACTTCATTCTAAATCGACAACAAAATGTCTTCAGTTCCACCATTATATGAAAACGCTTTGGATCTCATCGGTAACACTCCCTTGATCAAGTTAAACAAGATCCCCCAATCGTATGGTATCAAGGCTAAGGTGTATGCCAAAGTAGAGTTGTTCAATGCTGGAGGGTCCATCAAGGACAGAATCTCCAAGAACATGATTTTGGAAGCTGAAAAGTCTGGAAGAATAAAGCCAGGTTACACTTTGATCGAACCTACTTCTGGTAACACCGGTATCGGTTTGGCACTTGTCGCTGCCGTAAAGGGCTACAGAACCATCATCACTTTACCAGAAAAGATGTCCAACGAAAAGGTCTCTGTCTTGAAGGCTTTGGGTGCTGAAATCATTAGAACTCCTACTGAAGCTGCTTGGGATGCTCCTGAATCGCACATTGGAGTTgccaagaagttggaaaaggaaattCCTAACTCAGTCATCTTGGACCAGTACTCTAACCCAGCCAACCCAGATGCCCATTACTACGGAACTGGTTTCGAGATTTGGGAACAAACCAAGGGTAAGGTCACTCACCTCGTAGCTGGTGCAGGTACTGGAGGAACTATTACCGGTATTTCCAGAtacttgaaggaaaagaaccCAAAGGTTGAAGTCACTGGTGCTGACCCTAAGGGTTCTATCTTGGCCCAGCCAGAATCATTAAACACTAGTACTGAAGGTTACTTAGTTGAAGGTATTGGTTACGACTTTATTCCTGACGTGTTGAACAGAAAGTATGTCGACAACTGGATCAAGACAGAAGATGCTGAGTCATTCAAGTTGGCCAGAAGAATCAtcagagaagaaggtatCTTGGTTGGAGGTTCTTCCGGCTCTGCTTTGCAAGCTGCTTTGCAAGTAGCCAAGGACTTGACCGAAGACGATGTAGTCGTTGTAGTTTTCCCAGACTCTATCAGATCgtacttgtccaagtttGCTGATGACGAATGGATGAAGATCAATAACTTCGCTGTAGATGAAACCAGCTCGTCCGGTAACAAATCTGATGACTTCTTGGCCAGCAAGACCATCAGGGACTTGGTTGCTGGTAAGGCTCCTGTCGTCACTGTCACCTTGTCTGACACTGTTGGAAAGACCTTTGACTTGTTGCACGACAACGGCTTTGACCAGTTGCCAGTGTTGAACAACAGTGGTAAATTGGTTGGTTTGGTCACATtatccaagatcttgaagtcgttgtcTACCAAAAAAGTTCAATTAACGAACTCGATCGCCTCTGTCATTATCGACTTCAGAAAGTTGGCTGATTTTGAGAAATCATTCACCATCGCCAAGGAGTCTGGATTTACTAAGAGATCCTACGAGCCAATTACCTTGGATACTCCCTTGGCATTGTTGAATAAGTTCTTTGAAACCAACTCCAATGCTATCATTACTGATGATGAATTGAAGCCAGTTCAAATCGTCACCAAGGTCGACTTGATCTCATTCTTAACCAAAAATGTTGCTTTCTAAGTGAAAGAAACTAAGCCCTGGATGAGAAACTAAACAGTATAAGATATacattcttgaagactCGTATCTTCCAAGATTCCTTT
This Scheffersomyces stipitis CBS 6054 chromosome 3, complete sequence DNA region includes the following protein-coding sequences:
- the CYS4 gene encoding cystathionine beta-synthase (go_function lyase activity~go_process amino acid metabolism), which translates into the protein MSSVPPLYENALDLIGNTPLIKLNKIPQSYGIKAKVYAKVELFNAGGSIKDRISKNMILEAEKSGRIKPGYTLIEPTSGNTGIGLALVAAVKGYRTIITLPEKMSNEKVSVLKALGAEIIRTPTEAAWDAPESHIGVAKKLEKEIPNSVILDQYSNPANPDAHYYGTGFEIWEQTKGKVTHLVAGAGTGGTITGISRYLKEKNPKVEVTGADPKGSILAQPESLNTSTEGYLVEGIGYDFIPDVLNRKYVDNWIKTEDAESFKLARRIIREEGILVGGSSGSALQAALQVAKDLTEDDVVVVVFPDSIRSYLSKFADDEWMKINNFAVDETSSSGNKSDDFLASKTIRDLVAGKAPVVTVTLSDTVGKTFDLLHDNGFDQLPVLNNSGKLVGLVTLSKILKSLSTKKVQLTNSIASVIIDFRKLADFEKSFTIAKESGFTKRSYEPITLDTPLALLNKFFETNSNAIITDDELKPVQIVTKVDLISFLTKNVAF